A single Argentina anserina chromosome 7, drPotAnse1.1, whole genome shotgun sequence DNA region contains:
- the LOC126804046 gene encoding omega-3 fatty acid desaturase, chloroplastic-like, whose product MASWVISECGLKPLPRVYPQTRTGLTSKPIRPLQLSKSKNLGSSVRVSDGFRGQRWALNVSAPLNVVTLDGADSVNGVDQVGGEFDPGAAPPFNLGDIRAAIPKHCWVKNPWKSMSYVVRDVAVVFGLAAAAAYFNNWAVWPLYWFAQSTMFWALFVLGHDCGHGSFSNNPKLNSVVGHLLHSSILVPYHGWRISHRTHHQNHGHVENDESWHPLTEKTYKSLDKITQILRFALPFPMLAYPFYLWSRSPGKKGSHYHPDSDLFLPNERKDIVTSTTCWTAMVALLVGLNFVMGPIQMLKLYGIPYWGFVVWLDLVTYLHHHGHEDKLPWYRGKEWSYLRGGLTTLDRDYGLINNIHHDIGTHVIHHLFPQIPHYNLVEATEAAKPVLGKYYREPKKSGPLPFHLLGVLVESFKKDHYVSDTGDVVYYETDKKLS is encoded by the exons ATGGCGAGTTGGGTCATCTCAGAATGTGGCCTCAAGCCTCTCCCTAGAGTTTACCCTCAAACCAGAACTGGGTTGACATCAAAACCCATTAGGCCATTGCAGTTGAGCAAAAGCAAGAATCTTGGTTCTTCGGTGAGGGTGTCAGATGGGTTTAGAGGGCAGAGATGGGCACTCAATGTGAGTGCTCCATTGAATGTGGTGACTCTTGATGGCGCAGATAGTGTCAATGGGGTCGATCAAGTTGGCGGGGAATTTGATCCTGGTGCAGCTCCTCCGTTTAATTTGGGTGATATTCGGGCAGCAATTCCAAAGCATTGTTGGGTTAAGAATCCTTGGAAGTCTATGAGTTATGTTGTGAGGGATGTGGCTGTTGTTTTTGGCCTGGCGGCTGCGGCTGCCTACTTTAATAATTGGGCTGTTTGGCCTCTTTACTGGTTTGCTCAGAGCACCATGTTCTGGGCTCTCTTTGTTCTTGGCCATGATTG TGGTCATGGAAGTTTCTCTAATAACCCAAAGCTGAATAGTGTGGTGGGTCATCTTCTCCATTCTTCAATCCTTGTCCCATACCATGGATG GAGAATAAGTCATAGAACTCATCATCAGAACCATGGTCATGTTGAAAATGATGAGTCTTGGCATCCA TTAACTGAGAAAACTTATAAAAGTTTGGATAAGATTACTCAGATATTGAGGTTCGCCTTGCCTTTCCCTATGCTTGCTTATCCCTTTTATCTG TGGAGTAGAAGTCCAGGAAAGAAAGGTTCTCACTATCATCCAGACAGCGACTTGTTTCTTCCAAATGAAAGGAAAGATATTGTTACCTCCACTACATGTTGGACTGCAATGGTTGCCCTTCTTGTTGGTCTGAACTTTGTAATGGGTCCAATCCAAATGCTCAAGCTTTATGGAATTCCATACTGG gggtttgtagtatggctGGACTTGGTGACTTACTTGCATCACCATGGCCATGAGGACAAGCTTCCATGGTATCGTGGAAAG GAATGGAGTTATCTAAGAGGAGGGCTAACAACCCTTGATCGTGACTATGGACTGATAAATAACATTCATCATGACATTGGTACTCATGTCATACATCACTTATTCCCTCAAATCCCACACTACAACTTAGTAGAAGCA ACCGAGGCAGCTAAGCCTGTGCTTGGGAAGTACTACAGGGAGCCAAAGAAATCAGGGCCTCTCCCATTCCACTTACTGGGAGTCCTTGTAGAAAGCTTCAAGAAAGATCATTATGTAAGTGATACTGGGGATGTTGTATATTATGAAACTGATAAGAAACTCTCCTGA